From Aedes albopictus strain Foshan chromosome 1, AalbF5, whole genome shotgun sequence, one genomic window encodes:
- the LOC109422921 gene encoding uncharacterized protein LOC109422921, which yields MMVSESQHLRRDSFEFKKRSSFSRHDLDYKMKMLQLTLVYRRSVADERPLPAPQPNRHSIAQDTFGKAKQIAITQPFHVPKILAVEPKQRQDPKAVKDKKVIVSVTSATLPPNPQHSKVQRLVRMFENNSSTVPKNCPEVRSKPSSVPGKRLPESQAKRLSSFEPKPKLQGEKNKPQIEKTVNNTGESVPSDEEIKTELKQRRKVKLLCNFFEQQAKI from the coding sequence ATGATGGTTTCGGAATCCCAACACCTTCGGCGTGATTCGTTCGAATTCAAAAAGCGGTCGAGCTTTTCGCGCCACGATTTGGATTACAAGATGAAGATGCTGCAGCTAACGCTGGTGTACCGTCGTTCAGTGGCGGATGAACGGCCACTTCCTGCGCCTCAACCAAACCGACATTCGATTGCCCAGGACACGTTCGGAAAAGCTAAACAAATTGCCATCACGCAGCCGTTCCATGTGCCGAAGATTCTAGCTGTGGAACCCAAACAGAGACAGGATCCAAAAGCCGTTAAGGACAAGAAGGTCATAGTTAGCGTGACTAGTGCCACGTTGCCGCCGAATCCGCAGCATAGTAAAGTTCAACGATTGGTCCGGATGTTCGAGAATAATTCCAGCACGGTACCGAAGAATTGTCCAGAGGTCCGCAGCAAACCGTCGTCAGTTCCAGGCAAGCGGCTACCCGAATCGCAAGCCAAGCGGCTATCAAGTTTTGAACCGAAGCCTAAGCTTCAAGGAGAGAAGAACAAACCACAAATCGAAAAGACCGTGAACAATACGGGGGAATCAGTGCCTAGTGATGAGGAGATTAAAACTGAGCTGAAACAGCGTCGGAAGGTAAAGCTTTTATGCAATTTTTTTGAACAACAAGCTAAGATTTGA